The window ATGTTTTGCCGCGCGTCGTTTGGCGACCAAACTATTGGTTGACCGGTGAAGCGGTCAGCGTGTACACGAAGAGCGCCGGATTGTTTGGCAATGAAATGCATTCACCGATCATGTGCATCGGCCACGGCATCCCCGCGATCGTTTGCCGTTTTGAGGAACAAACCAGCAAAGGCTACATGTGGGAAGACATCGGCTTGGGCGATTGGTTGTTCGATCTGGATTCAGAAACGGATCGAAACCGCATCGTGCCAACGGTCTTGCAGATGGCAAATAATTTGGACGCCGCAAAAGCCAAAGCCAACAAGGCTCGCCAGTTCGTCGAAAAACGCCAACGCGAAACGATGGCGGTTCTGCGGAAAGAGCTCGCCAGCGTCTCCTGACGCCCGAGCGTGAGAGCGAATGGTCTCATCCGACGGAACGAGCCCGAATGGCTCCGGAGGAGTCTGCATCCGTAGCTCGGGGTGGAAGCCCCGAGACCGACACGCCAGCAACACACGATGTCGCCCCGGATGGGGCCGTCTTGCTTCACTCGGGAAGGAAGCCCCGAGAGGCCTCGAGTTCACAACCCGACGCGTGAGCGAGGGACCCACTCTGACGGGCAAGAGTGTCTTTTCATACCCCACATCTCGATACACCAAAGATTAGTGTCCGATCAGAGTGGATTAGTGTTCCGCCAGAGCGGCCGAGGGAACACTCATCTCCGCTGATCGAACACGAATGGTTCTTGGACAAGAGATGCTTGGCTTCAAAACGCCTGTGTTCCCAACGCAAGCGGCTCCCAAAAGAGGTGGGGTACAAAAAGGCAAGAGTGCCCATCCTACATGCGTTGAAACGCCGTTGAGGACTGAGTCGACCAGCCGTCACCATTTGGCGCTTTGATTGCGAATGATGGAGGCCGCTCGCACGTTGCGTGACAAACTGCTTCTCACCGTGTTGTATGCAACCGGTTTGCGAGTCGCGGAGGTCGCCCGTTTGCAGTGGTCGGATTTTGATTTCGATCGCCAACAAATCCGAGTTCAACTTGGCAAAGGCAAAAAAGATCGCTACGTCATGTTGGCCGACGATCTGTTGCCGCTGATGAGGCAGTTGTGGCGGCACACCAAAGGAGTTGGCTATCTGTTTCCTTCCGAAGGCAGGCGTGTCGACCGGCATCTTTCTCCGCGGACGATCCAACGTGCGGTCAAGCAGGCTCGGATTCTGTCGGGAATTGGCAAGGCGGTCACGCCGCACAGTTTCCGCCACAGCTTTGCGACGCATCTGATCGAATCCGGTACCGACATTCGGTTCATTCAAAAGCTGCTTGGGCACACCAATTTGGAAACCACCTCGCTGTACACCAAAGTCGCACGAATGAAAGCGACTGCGGTTGCCAGCCCACTGGATCAGTTGAGGGACGAACCAGGTTCATCGTCGGAGTCTTCCGGTCGGCAACCGAAGCCTCGGCCCTCCGTGGGCCGGATGCGGCTTGAGGTGGATCCGAATCCCGATTCAAACGGCGCGTATGCGGTGACGTTGGGCGTTTGGAAGGATGGTCAATTGCTTCCCCTGCCGGGAATGCGAGCGACGATGCCGCGCCAAGATTGGGTTTCCTTGCAAATCCCACTGCAAGACAGCTGGGAACCGACGCTGCGTTGTCTCCCCACGGCACAACGAGAGCGATTGGAGTCGCCCGAGTTCTTCTCGCAGGTGCAGCGAGAGGTTGCCAAGCAAATCCTGCGAATCAGAGACGCAGAACCTTCTCAGGCGATCAAGACCTAGCTCATTCGCAACTGCGAGTTGAATTCAGCCCCGCAGGACGTTCGTCTTGTCTGCCAGCGGGGAAGGTGTGATTGCCACCTGATTTTAGTGTGAAAAACAACGCTTTTAACACTCGTGCTTCTGTAGCAGCGAACGCAACACCGCGTCCCCGCACACTCGCCCGGTCGCTCGGTGCTGCAGACCGAGCCCCCTTCCGCTAAAATCAACACCCGTTCTCCCCCATTTCCAAGCATGTACGACACCCTGTCGTCCAGAACCCCGTTGTCCGCCGCAGGCTTTCCGTTGTGCCCAACTATTCGATTGGTTCCGCATACCTCATTCGCCAATCTGCCGGTGGTGAGTCGCTCGGTGGGCTGACACTAAAGCTCCGACGATGTCAGCCCGGTGATGGCGAGATCAACGTCGAGTTGACTGATTGGATGTCCGGTGAACCGCATCCTGACGCCGCCGAACTCGGCGAATTCGCTGACGCTGGGCTCGATGGCATCCGGTCGTTTGCGTCTGACAACGACATTGACCTATCTGGTCTCAACATCCTCGTACACCGGTTCGTCTACCATCCTGTTGACTCAAATCCACGCGTTTACCGACAGGCGGGCCGCAGTGCTCTGCGAAGCGCACTGGAGGCAATGGCGATGCGAGACCTTTCCTGAGCGTCAGCGGCGGACAACATGGTTTTTACGCTAGGCCTCCGGCACACCGCTGTCGTTTGTTCAAGCCTCCATCTGGTGGTAGAATTACTTGTAGTTCAGGCACCGTTCGCTTCGTTCAGGGCGGTGTCGTAAAAACCTTCCGTTAGCCGCCGCTAGTGTTTCCCAAACGCAAACATCTTCCGACTTTCGCGATCGTTGGCCTTCCGTTGGCTGGCGCGTGCGTCGGTGCTGCACTTTCTGCGATCTATCCGCCACGGAACCCAATCGACTATTGGCCCACCATTGGTTTTCTGAGCGTAGGGTTCGCCGTCGTAGGCCTGCTTTTCGGCGTTCTCACATGGCTCTGGTTGCGCGGTCGCATTCCTGCTGTCGTCGCGCTCTCTGCCGTTGCGATCCCGGCCTGTGCGTTCGGTTGGTTCATCAACGGCAAGGGTGGAAACTGGGATGCCGCGTGGTGGTTCGGGCTCGTTGGATTCACTGCCCTTGTTCTCTTTTTCGCGCGTTCGGCGGACTTGATCGCACGCCGTGATGGCGATGCCCGCGGCGGCTAACTATTTAGGATTTGGGGTCAGCGAGGTACGAGCCTGAACCCAAATCCTTGTTCAAGGCGAGTCGCTTTGCGGTGGGGACACTCCGGCGATGGTTCCCTAGTGGTTTTGTCCGCTGCGGCGTGCCCTGGCGAAGGGCTTTGTGCGAGGTTCGGTTCGGCGCGGTGGTTTGGGCAGCCGCTCTGGAAACGCAGAACGGTGTTTTGAATCGGGCAAGGGCGTTGATCGGCTGTTGGAATCGTGTGCCGGGATGCGTTTCGTGGCAGGTTTATGCGATGGGCGCGCAGGGGCAGCGGCGTCACCGATCAGATGACTTTGAAAGCGACGTGTTATTGGAGCGACGATCTGGATCATGGCGGCGCTCTGGCTGGTTGCGGCAAAGGTGTCGTGGCAGGGGTGTAGCCCAGGTTGATCATCGGGCCGCCGCAGTTGGGGCACTGCATCGCGACCGGTTCCGCCATCACGATCTGCTGGCTGCAAGCCAGTTCGTATTGACGCTCCAGTGAGACAGCGACCAACCAGCGAACCTCCTCGAGGGATCGCTTGCTGCGCGCGTTGGCGAATCCGTAGTGACGCACACGATGAAAGCCAGCCGGCAACACGTGCTGGAGCCAACGGCGAATGAACTCTTCCACACGCATCTGCATCGGCTTGTACTGACGCGTTCCGCTGCGTTTGACTTGCAGCGTCAAGCTGGCTCCTTCGAGCGAAGTCGATTCGTCGCACTGCGTGACGCGTCGATTGGCCACCGCACCTCGCATCACGTACGGGGCCAAGTACGCGACCGCGAATTCGCCGCTGCCGACCGCTTCGCTGTCGACGACGAAGCGTCCCTTCCAGACATCATCGGGGATCGAATCAAAGTACGATTCGGATCGCAGTTTGTCTTTCAGCTTTCCGCGAAACAACCTCTCCAGAATCTGCTCGGGCACGAACACACTGGCGCGACTGCTTTGCCAAACTCCGCCAGCGTCGATGCCGCCGGCGGGCACCACGACGTGAACGTGCGGGTGGTAACCCAGGTCACGTCCCCACGTGTGCAGCACGCTGGTGAATCCCGTTTCGCTCACGCCGACATGTCGCGGGTTGGTCGCTGCTTGCTGAAGTGCCTGAGCCGCCGCACTCATCATGGCGACGTACAGGACCTTGGGGTGGGCCATCGCAAACTCGCGTAATCCGGCTGGCAACGTGAACGTGATCAGAAAGTACTGGCACGGCAACAGGTTTTCTTGAACACTGGCGAGCCACTGTTGCTGACGCTGGTGCTGGCACGCTGGGCAGTGCCGATTGCAGCACGAGCGAGGCACATGAGTGACCTCACCGCAACCGGAGCAGGCATACTGGATCGTGCCCAGAGAATCTTCCCGGCACGCCATCACGGCGCGGAGGACCTTCTTCTGTTGGGCGGTCATTCGTGTTCCATGCTTCGCGATGTACTGGTCGCCATAGCGTTTCAAGACCATTGAAACGCCTTTCATGAAAGGCCTTGCTCGGCGACGTCCCCGTTCATGATCTGAGCGACGATCTGCCTGGCTCTTTCGTCACCCAGGCGTGTCAGGTGGAGGTAAGCCTCGGTTGCTTACAAGTTCTTGTGTCCGAGGTAGCCTTGCAGAACCTTGAGGTTGACTCCGGCGTCCAGCATCGCGGTGGCGTAGGAATGCCTCAGTGTGTGCGGAGTCAATCCGGAGTCTTGCCAGCCCAGCGACTCGGTGACTTTCGTGAACCCACGCTGGATCGTCCTGGCACTGATGGGTTGGTCAGCCTTCGACGCCGGAGTGTTTCTCTGCGTCGCCGGAAACAACCAGTTTGGATTGCGATGGGTTGCCCAGTGGGCACGAAACGCATCGAGGGTAGCTTGAGGCAGTGGGACTTCGCGTTGCCGGTGTCCTTTGGTGGTGCAAACGCGGAGCATCATTCGATCGGCGTCCACGTCTTGAGGTCTCAAGTGGCGAACGTCGACGCCACGGAGTCCGCAGGAGTACATGGCCCGAAAGATGACTTGCAGATGGGACGCCACGGTGGCGTCAATGAGTTGCCAGCATCGCTCGGGTACCAAGACCTTTGGGAGCGTGTTGGACTTGGGTAAACGGACTGCTTGCAGAGTGGGCCAGTC of the Rhodopirellula baltica SH 1 genome contains:
- a CDS encoding tyrosine-type recombinase/integrase encodes the protein MTVPRDWPTLQAVRLPKSNTLPKVLVPERCWQLIDATVASHLQVIFRAMYSCGLRGVDVRHLRPQDVDADRMMLRVCTTKGHRQREVPLPQATLDAFRAHWATHRNPNWLFPATQRNTPASKADQPISARTIQRGFTKVTESLGWQDSGLTPHTLRHSYATAMLDAGVNLKVLQGYLGHKNL
- a CDS encoding IS91 family transposase, which produces MKGVSMVLKRYGDQYIAKHGTRMTAQQKKVLRAVMACREDSLGTIQYACSGCGEVTHVPRSCCNRHCPACQHQRQQQWLASVQENLLPCQYFLITFTLPAGLREFAMAHPKVLYVAMMSAAAQALQQAATNPRHVGVSETGFTSVLHTWGRDLGYHPHVHVVVPAGGIDAGGVWQSSRASVFVPEQILERLFRGKLKDKLRSESYFDSIPDDVWKGRFVVDSEAVGSGEFAVAYLAPYVMRGAVANRRVTQCDESTSLEGASLTLQVKRSGTRQYKPMQMRVEEFIRRWLQHVLPAGFHRVRHYGFANARSKRSLEEVRWLVAVSLERQYELACSQQIVMAEPVAMQCPNCGGPMINLGYTPATTPLPQPARAPP
- a CDS encoding tyrosine-type recombinase/integrase, with protein sequence MMEAARTLRDKLLLTVLYATGLRVAEVARLQWSDFDFDRQQIRVQLGKGKKDRYVMLADDLLPLMRQLWRHTKGVGYLFPSEGRRVDRHLSPRTIQRAVKQARILSGIGKAVTPHSFRHSFATHLIESGTDIRFIQKLLGHTNLETTSLYTKVARMKATAVASPLDQLRDEPGSSSESSGRQPKPRPSVGRMRLEVDPNPDSNGAYAVTLGVWKDGQLLPLPGMRATMPRQDWVSLQIPLQDSWEPTLRCLPTAQRERLESPEFFSQVQREVAKQILRIRDAEPSQAIKT